One Erythrobacter sp. SDW2 genomic region harbors:
- a CDS encoding acyl-CoA dehydrogenase family protein, giving the protein MPLYHNEDQAMLAETAAQFMAEEGSIAKQLRHWRDRNCKDGFGHGLWEQMAELGFTGILVGEEDGGLGMGHVEAGIVLEEIGRNLTPSPFLTSSVLAATALKHGSNDLKGRYLPGLIEGKSVFAVAIDEGAKHRPETIKCRAERSGNGFKLSGQKDFVVHGASADMLIVAARTSGSDSDDDGITLFAVPRDAAGMNHDAVRLVDSSMATHTKFDGVELDGDAVIGEVDGGRAVLNAMLDAGRVGSAAEGVGVARGAMDMTVDYLKQRKQFGKVIGEFQALQHRAAHLYSEVEIARAAVIKAQQLLDGGSEKASLMASVAKAKVARTAGLAVREGVQMHGGIGMTDEYDIGLYMKRDRALQEFLGDAYYHANRVAELQGY; this is encoded by the coding sequence ATGCCACTTTATCACAACGAAGATCAGGCCATGCTGGCCGAAACCGCGGCGCAGTTCATGGCCGAGGAAGGCAGCATTGCGAAGCAGCTGCGCCACTGGCGTGACCGCAATTGCAAGGACGGCTTTGGCCACGGCCTGTGGGAACAGATGGCCGAACTCGGCTTCACCGGCATCCTCGTGGGCGAGGAAGATGGCGGGCTGGGGATGGGCCATGTCGAGGCCGGGATCGTGCTCGAGGAAATCGGCCGCAATCTCACCCCGTCGCCGTTCCTGACTTCCTCGGTCCTCGCCGCGACCGCGCTCAAGCACGGCAGCAATGACCTCAAGGGGCGCTATCTGCCCGGGCTGATCGAAGGCAAGAGCGTGTTCGCCGTGGCGATCGACGAAGGGGCCAAGCACCGCCCCGAAACGATCAAGTGCCGCGCCGAGCGTTCGGGCAATGGCTTCAAGCTCTCCGGCCAGAAGGACTTCGTGGTCCATGGCGCCAGCGCCGACATGCTGATCGTCGCCGCGCGCACCTCGGGTTCGGACAGCGACGACGATGGCATCACCCTGTTTGCCGTGCCCAGGGATGCGGCGGGCATGAACCATGATGCCGTGCGGCTGGTCGACAGCTCGATGGCCACGCATACCAAATTCGACGGGGTCGAACTCGATGGCGATGCGGTGATCGGCGAGGTCGATGGCGGCCGCGCGGTGCTTAACGCCATGCTCGATGCCGGACGCGTCGGCAGCGCAGCCGAAGGCGTCGGCGTCGCGCGCGGAGCGATGGACATGACCGTCGACTACCTCAAGCAGCGCAAGCAGTTCGGCAAGGTGATCGGCGAGTTCCAGGCCCTGCAGCACCGCGCCGCGCACCTCTATTCCGAAGTCGAGATCGCCCGCGCCGCGGTGATCAAGGCGCAGCAACTGCTCGACGGCGGCAGCGAGAAAGCCTCGCTGATGGCCTCGGTCGCCAAGGCGAAGGTCGCCAGGACCGCCGGCCTCGCGGTCCGCGAAGGCGTGCAGATGCACGGCGGGATCGGCATGACCGACGAATATGACATCGGCCTCTACATGAAGCGCGACCGCGCGCTGCAGGAGTTCCTGGGCGATGCCTATTACCACGCGAACCGCGTGGCGGAATTGCAGGGGTATTGA
- a CDS encoding SDR family NAD(P)-dependent oxidoreductase has translation MKLNELFGLQGRVALVTGGSRGIGKMIVEGLLEAGCERVYISARKVNEIEETCAELGDKVIGIPADLSQMDGIKALADELAKRESKLDLLVNNAGAAWGEPFEEFTEAGWDRTMDLNVKTPFFLTQKLAPLLKAAATPERPAKVLMIASIDGMKSNPWPTYPYQASKAGLIHLTRRMAAELVRDNIIVNGIGPGAFPSAMNRAARDNPEASARGIPSGRVGVTEDMAAGAIYLLSRAGDYVVGTTLAIDGGVVNANVGAGNFVDPSGK, from the coding sequence ATGAAACTCAATGAGCTGTTCGGCCTGCAGGGCCGCGTGGCGCTGGTCACCGGCGGTAGCCGCGGAATCGGCAAGATGATCGTCGAAGGCCTGCTCGAGGCAGGCTGTGAGCGCGTCTATATCAGTGCGCGGAAGGTGAACGAGATCGAGGAGACCTGTGCCGAACTCGGCGACAAGGTCATCGGCATCCCCGCCGACCTCAGCCAGATGGACGGGATCAAGGCGCTGGCCGACGAACTGGCCAAGCGCGAGAGCAAGCTCGACCTCCTTGTCAACAATGCCGGTGCCGCCTGGGGCGAGCCCTTCGAGGAGTTCACCGAAGCCGGCTGGGACCGGACGATGGACCTCAACGTCAAGACGCCTTTCTTCCTGACCCAGAAGCTTGCGCCCCTGCTCAAGGCGGCGGCGACACCTGAACGCCCGGCCAAGGTGCTGATGATCGCCAGCATCGACGGGATGAAGTCCAACCCCTGGCCGACCTATCCCTACCAGGCCTCGAAGGCAGGTCTTATCCACCTAACCCGGCGGATGGCAGCGGAGCTTGTGCGCGACAACATCATCGTCAACGGCATCGGCCCGGGGGCCTTCCCAAGCGCCATGAACCGCGCCGCGCGCGACAACCCGGAAGCCTCGGCCCGGGGTATCCCCTCGGGCCGGGTCGGCGTGACCGAGGACATGGCGGCCGGTGCGATCTACCTGCTCAGCCGCGCCGGAGACTATGTCGTCGGCACGACGCTGGCGATCGACGGCGGGGTGGTCAACGCCAATGTCGGCGCCGGCAACTTCGTCGATCCGTCAGGTAAATGA
- a CDS encoding alpha/beta fold hydrolase → MRETIFAAIILDRDGTGTNLDTVAADKAALQIEIDQAAEALRRDGGISILGAELIPTWDERGRVFHLPGGVLAPDWHQWTACASACGEPAGLFVRFTSQYWDRAVARVAHAFGLTELEQRLVRELIEFGKLDDASGRIGVGPTTSRNALVRLRQKCGARNVAELVSHVLTLMCQPHDKGGVAVDNVLADLLDLTPRQLAIVLSLADGNSRSRVAKDVGKSLSTVKALLGQVFDDFALGSTAELSSLVGQARLVLEHLASIDGQALQRLPVGIDRTLRQDDGRNVGYSMYGEGTGPVAAIMHSTISCRHPPSRFVRLMLEGGWRVVTIDRPGFGTTDSPATLDAERHFETAVSDLRSIISHHALGPVSLVGRGAGQITIAIAAALADLVDRVVLINPTPAVSFTPVDRGPLGAIKRRFTRNPTSMRALISLLLRLTSPERLRNSMRRAFAQSPPDLQGLDDPVMVNDYLRATSPLKANLDGYVIENVGWARGWEPCGGTFKHDCVALFGSAFVLHDPGHAQKYFSQKVRGLRCRTIRGAGQMLMYTHPEAVAAELMEQR, encoded by the coding sequence ATGCGTGAGACGATCTTCGCGGCAATCATATTGGACCGGGATGGCACCGGTACAAACCTGGATACAGTCGCAGCGGACAAGGCTGCGCTACAGATCGAAATCGATCAGGCGGCAGAAGCGTTACGCCGCGATGGCGGCATTTCCATCCTGGGGGCCGAGCTTATTCCAACGTGGGACGAGCGTGGCAGGGTGTTTCACTTGCCTGGGGGGGTCTTGGCGCCGGACTGGCATCAGTGGACGGCATGCGCCTCCGCGTGCGGAGAGCCTGCTGGACTATTCGTCCGATTCACGTCGCAATACTGGGACCGCGCGGTGGCGCGAGTCGCGCACGCGTTTGGACTTACCGAACTCGAACAGCGCCTCGTTCGAGAACTGATCGAATTCGGCAAACTTGACGACGCATCGGGCCGGATCGGGGTCGGACCAACGACTTCGAGAAACGCACTTGTGAGGTTGCGCCAGAAATGCGGTGCGCGCAATGTAGCAGAGCTCGTGAGCCACGTCCTGACGCTGATGTGCCAGCCTCATGACAAGGGTGGCGTGGCTGTCGACAATGTACTGGCGGACCTTCTTGATCTAACCCCACGCCAACTCGCCATCGTTTTGTCGCTGGCCGACGGCAATTCACGTAGCCGGGTCGCGAAGGACGTGGGCAAATCACTGTCGACTGTGAAGGCGCTTCTCGGACAGGTCTTCGACGATTTTGCTCTCGGTTCGACGGCCGAACTCTCCTCGCTTGTCGGTCAGGCGCGGCTCGTGCTGGAACATCTTGCGTCGATCGACGGGCAAGCTTTGCAGAGATTGCCCGTCGGCATCGATCGCACACTGCGTCAGGATGACGGTCGCAACGTGGGGTACTCGATGTATGGTGAGGGCACCGGTCCAGTCGCAGCCATTATGCACAGCACCATAAGCTGTCGTCACCCGCCATCACGATTCGTGCGCTTGATGCTGGAAGGTGGCTGGCGGGTCGTGACAATCGACCGACCGGGTTTCGGAACGACGGACAGCCCCGCTACCCTGGATGCCGAACGACATTTCGAGACCGCCGTCAGCGATCTGCGTTCGATCATCTCGCATCATGCTCTTGGTCCCGTGTCACTTGTCGGGCGGGGGGCCGGACAGATTACGATCGCCATCGCAGCTGCTCTGGCCGATCTCGTTGATCGGGTAGTCCTGATAAATCCTACGCCAGCCGTCTCGTTTACACCTGTGGATCGCGGACCGCTCGGCGCGATCAAACGGAGATTTACTCGCAATCCCACATCGATGCGCGCTCTCATCAGCCTGTTATTACGCCTGACATCACCGGAACGCCTGCGCAACTCCATGCGCCGCGCCTTTGCGCAAAGTCCACCCGACCTGCAGGGTCTCGACGATCCCGTCATGGTGAACGATTATCTCCGCGCTACAAGTCCGCTGAAAGCCAACCTCGACGGCTACGTGATCGAAAACGTAGGCTGGGCACGCGGGTGGGAGCCGTGCGGCGGGACCTTTAAACATGACTGCGTGGCCCTGTTCGGATCCGCGTTCGTCCTCCACGATCCCGGACACGCACAGAAATACTTTTCGCAGAAGGTGCGTGGCTTGCGATGCCGCACAATCCGTGGAGCTGGTCAAATGTTGATGTACACCCACCCGGAGGCAGTCGCCGCTGAGCTGATGGAGCAACGCTAG
- a CDS encoding tetratricopeptide repeat protein: MKNLIRSAIGAVSIGLCLTPTTALADFASHPIDSSDRTLDRWNLSDADWLVLTGPELRRKAGLPENIAAVIREAKGGDAKAAALLSGAYATGVGVQKNPQEGLRWAKVAADAGLPFGLFVYGQYFRNGIGVTADYRQAAQLYAIAYQKGVRATAVEYATLPAFSETKDILPIYTDQIDMLEQARDDQAPLAAEFLEIFALQEEFGKIIDGMPMWKTSRGLLSGHVDFALPLNACTTVIRTTGGTRFTLLWNLGYKGRNPQSTSFVLEGRIMAGSSSSQSINGPHDGTWELGVFLKETNTSFTPSETRAKFARLSTLANQLSSKCVTYVGS; the protein is encoded by the coding sequence ATGAAGAATTTGATCCGGTCAGCCATTGGCGCGGTCAGTATTGGGTTGTGCCTGACGCCGACCACTGCACTAGCCGATTTCGCCAGCCACCCCATAGACAGCAGCGACCGCACTCTTGATCGCTGGAATCTTAGCGATGCCGACTGGCTTGTGCTGACCGGGCCGGAACTGCGGCGGAAGGCAGGTCTTCCGGAGAATATCGCTGCAGTCATTCGTGAGGCGAAAGGAGGGGATGCCAAGGCGGCAGCACTCTTGTCGGGAGCTTATGCGACAGGTGTTGGCGTACAGAAGAATCCGCAGGAGGGCCTGCGCTGGGCCAAAGTGGCCGCCGATGCCGGTCTGCCTTTCGGCCTGTTTGTTTACGGCCAGTACTTCCGCAACGGAATAGGCGTGACCGCCGATTATCGCCAGGCTGCCCAATTGTACGCAATTGCCTACCAAAAGGGGGTTAGGGCCACTGCAGTGGAATACGCAACCCTTCCCGCGTTTAGCGAAACAAAAGACATTCTGCCGATCTATACCGATCAGATAGATATGCTCGAACAAGCGCGAGATGATCAAGCGCCGCTGGCTGCCGAGTTCCTTGAGATATTCGCGCTACAGGAGGAGTTCGGCAAGATAATCGACGGAATGCCAATGTGGAAAACATCCCGCGGCTTGCTTTCGGGACATGTTGATTTCGCCCTCCCGCTGAACGCCTGCACAACAGTCATCAGAACGACTGGAGGTACCCGATTCACGCTCCTTTGGAATTTGGGATACAAGGGCCGCAACCCACAGAGCACTAGCTTTGTCCTCGAAGGGCGCATTATGGCGGGTTCGTCATCGAGCCAGTCCATCAATGGGCCGCATGATGGCACTTGGGAACTGGGCGTGTTCTTGAAGGAAACCAACACGTCTTTCACGCCGTCCGAAACCCGCGCGAAATTCGCCCGACTGAGCACGCTTGCCAATCAGCTTTCCAGTAAATGCGTGACTTACGTCGGAAGCTGA
- a CDS encoding fatty acid desaturase has translation MRPQEFAPAQLAQAEEINPRQLARELKPFYEPRHLRSWTELAITLAPFIAVFGAMLFAVERGYWAALVLAPLAGLLLLRLFIIQHDCGHGAFFKKRGGNDWVGRALGVLTLTPYDCWRRSHALHHAATGNLDARGFGDVDTLTVREYFEGSRLKRFGYRLYRHPVVLMGLGPAYLFLLRHRLPIGLMREGKEYWISSMGTNAMIAAILGGLIWAFGIGAVAAVFFPVLLTAASMGVWLFYIQHQFEDAHWDRKGEWEFHEAALGGSSYLQLPAWLQWFTGNIGIHHVHHLASRIPFYRLPEALRAHPRLAELNRFTLRQTVKPMMLALWDEQQRKLVTFREARRLRAAGKYVVAG, from the coding sequence GTGAGGCCGCAAGAGTTTGCCCCGGCGCAGTTGGCGCAGGCAGAAGAGATCAACCCGCGTCAATTGGCGCGCGAACTGAAGCCGTTCTACGAGCCGCGCCATCTGCGCAGCTGGACCGAGCTGGCGATCACCCTCGCCCCCTTCATCGCGGTGTTCGGCGCGATGCTGTTCGCGGTCGAGCGCGGGTACTGGGCGGCGCTGGTGCTGGCGCCGCTCGCCGGGCTGCTGCTGCTGCGGCTGTTCATCATCCAGCACGATTGCGGCCACGGCGCCTTCTTCAAGAAGCGCGGCGGCAACGACTGGGTCGGGCGCGCGCTCGGCGTGCTGACGCTGACCCCCTACGACTGCTGGCGGCGCAGCCATGCGTTGCACCATGCGGCGACCGGCAATCTCGACGCGCGGGGGTTCGGCGATGTCGATACGCTGACCGTGCGCGAGTATTTCGAGGGGAGCCGGCTCAAGCGCTTCGGCTATCGGCTCTATCGCCATCCGGTGGTGCTGATGGGGCTTGGCCCTGCCTATCTGTTCCTGCTGCGCCATCGCCTGCCGATCGGGCTGATGCGCGAAGGCAAGGAGTACTGGATCAGCTCGATGGGCACCAATGCGATGATCGCGGCGATCCTGGGCGGGCTGATCTGGGCCTTCGGGATCGGCGCGGTGGCGGCGGTGTTCTTCCCCGTGCTGCTGACCGCGGCGAGCATGGGGGTGTGGCTGTTCTATATCCAGCACCAGTTCGAGGATGCCCATTGGGACCGCAAGGGCGAGTGGGAGTTTCACGAGGCGGCGCTGGGGGGCAGTTCCTATCTCCAGCTGCCGGCGTGGCTACAGTGGTTCACCGGGAATATCGGCATCCACCATGTCCACCACCTGGCGAGCCGGATCCCGTTCTACCGCCTGCCCGAAGCGCTGCGCGCGCATCCGCGGCTGGCCGAGCTCAACCGCTTCACCCTGCGCCAGACCGTCAAGCCGATGATGCTGGCGCTGTGGGACGAGCAGCAGCGCAAGCTGGTGACCTTCCGCGAGGCGAGGCGGTTGCGGGCCGCTGGCAAATACGTTGTTGCGGGCTAG